One stretch of Robbsia betulipollinis DNA includes these proteins:
- a CDS encoding aldo/keto reductase, with protein sequence MEYRYLGASGFQVPVLSLGTATFGGKGDFFAAWGATDVAEARRLVDISLDAGVTLFDSADIYSSGASESILGEALKGRRDKVLISTKATFRVDDTPNNVGSSRFHLTNAVNAALKRLGTDYIDLFQLHGFDARTPVAEVLSTLDDLVRAGKIRYTGVSNFSGWHLQKSLDTADRYGYPRYVANQAYYSLLHRDYEWELMPQGIDQGVGAVIWSPLGWGRLTGKLRRGQPLPANSRLHKTAEQGPQVDDEHLYRIVDALDEIATQTGKTVPQIALNWLLQRPTVATVLIGARNEEQLRQNLGAVGWNLTPEQVARLDKASEVTPPYPYWHQRGFAERNPSPV encoded by the coding sequence ATGGAATATCGTTATCTCGGCGCTTCCGGTTTTCAGGTACCCGTTCTGAGTCTCGGCACCGCCACCTTCGGCGGCAAGGGGGATTTCTTCGCCGCCTGGGGCGCGACCGACGTCGCCGAAGCGCGGCGGCTGGTGGACATCAGCCTGGATGCCGGCGTCACGCTGTTCGACAGCGCCGACATCTATTCCAGTGGCGCATCCGAATCGATCCTCGGCGAAGCGCTCAAGGGACGGCGCGACAAGGTGCTGATTTCGACGAAGGCGACGTTTCGCGTCGACGACACGCCCAACAACGTGGGGTCGTCGCGGTTTCATCTGACCAATGCGGTCAATGCCGCGCTCAAGCGTCTCGGCACCGATTACATCGATCTTTTCCAGTTGCACGGTTTCGATGCCCGCACGCCGGTTGCCGAAGTCCTGTCGACGCTCGACGATCTCGTGCGCGCGGGCAAGATCCGCTACACCGGCGTCTCGAATTTCTCCGGCTGGCATTTGCAGAAGTCGCTCGACACCGCGGATCGCTACGGTTATCCGCGCTACGTCGCGAACCAGGCGTATTACTCGCTGCTGCACCGCGACTACGAATGGGAACTGATGCCGCAGGGCATCGATCAGGGCGTGGGCGCGGTGATCTGGAGCCCGCTCGGCTGGGGACGTCTCACCGGCAAACTGCGGCGCGGGCAGCCGTTGCCTGCGAACAGCCGCCTGCACAAGACCGCCGAACAGGGCCCGCAGGTCGACGACGAGCACCTGTACAGGATCGTCGATGCGCTCGACGAGATCGCAACGCAGACCGGCAAGACGGTGCCGCAGATCGCGTTGAACTGGCTGTTGCAGCGGCCGACCGTCGCCACCGTGCTGATCGGCGCGCGCAACGAGGAACAGTTGCGGCAGAACCTGGGCGCGGTCGGCTGGAACCTCACGCCCGAGCAGGTGGCGCGACTCGACAAGGCGAGCGAGGTCACGCCGCCCTATCCGTACTGGCACCAGCGCGGTTTCGCCGAACGCAATCCATCGCCGGTCTGA
- a CDS encoding 2-hydroxyacid dehydrogenase, protein MKPVLLVTIALKPPFIADLEKTFDVVYAPDAPVAALGARCADIAIVLTNGVSGLSAADMDLLPALRLVSAMGAGYENIDIAYARSRGIVVSNGAGTNDDNVADHALALLLATVRRIPVLDRATRNGIWRDALPLDPSVSGKRAGIIGLGRIGEKIARRIGAFDCEIGYYSRTRRDHSPYRYFADLVSLAEWSDFLVVATPGGASTRHMVNADVLRALGPRGFLVNIARGSVVDTAALASALGAGTVAGAGLDVYESEPDAPVALLGFEQVVLTPHLAGRSPEALQASIDLFIDNARRHLAGEAVSTPL, encoded by the coding sequence ATGAAACCCGTCCTGCTCGTCACGATTGCGCTCAAGCCCCCCTTCATTGCCGATCTCGAAAAAACCTTCGACGTGGTCTATGCACCCGATGCGCCGGTGGCCGCGCTGGGTGCGCGCTGCGCGGACATCGCCATCGTGCTGACGAACGGCGTTTCGGGTCTCTCGGCGGCGGACATGGATCTGCTGCCCGCCCTGCGCCTTGTCAGCGCGATGGGCGCGGGATATGAAAATATCGATATCGCGTACGCCCGGTCGCGCGGCATCGTCGTCTCGAACGGCGCGGGAACGAACGACGACAATGTCGCGGATCACGCGCTCGCCCTGCTGCTGGCGACAGTGCGGCGCATTCCCGTGCTCGACCGGGCGACGCGCAACGGCATCTGGCGCGATGCGCTGCCGCTCGACCCCAGCGTCTCGGGCAAACGGGCCGGCATCATCGGCCTGGGCCGCATCGGCGAGAAGATCGCGCGGCGCATCGGCGCGTTCGATTGCGAGATAGGCTATTACAGCCGCACCCGCCGCGACCACAGCCCCTACCGGTATTTCGCCGACCTCGTGTCGCTCGCCGAATGGAGCGATTTCCTGGTGGTGGCTACTCCCGGCGGTGCATCGACCCGCCACATGGTGAACGCGGACGTGCTGCGTGCGCTGGGGCCGCGCGGGTTTCTCGTGAACATCGCCCGGGGCAGCGTCGTCGATACCGCGGCGCTGGCAAGCGCGCTCGGCGCGGGGACCGTCGCCGGTGCCGGCCTCGACGTGTACGAGAGCGAGCCGGACGCGCCCGTCGCACTGCTCGGTTTCGAGCAGGTGGTACTGACGCCGCACCTGGCGGGACGTTCGCCCGAGGCGCTACAGGCGTCGATCGATCTCTTCATCGACAACGCCCGCCGGCATCTCGCCGGCGAGGCGGTCAGCACGCCGCTCTGA
- a CDS encoding sugar-binding transcriptional regulator: MPRSQEKLDVAARAAWLYYVAGRTQHEIAEALAVSRPVVQRLIALAVEKNLVRVRVEHRVADCLSLAAALSERFGLALCEVVPFDDDSEDDLKKKLAVASADMFERFLGSETPIVVSVSSGRTLKSAVAELSPLERVQHRLVSMVGTIAQDGSSNPYDVATLISERLGCKRFLMPAPLMADNEEESRQWCNHRLYQVVERLSAAADVSFVGIGDIGPDCPQEADGFITRAEVLDLMARGAVGELLGRSIDAEGRIVDAPCQRRLTSITLHVPPRMPTIGFAGGAAKHRAVAAVLRGGWLTGLVTDERCARAVLEQGSAAVAF, from the coding sequence GTGCCGAGATCCCAGGAAAAACTCGATGTCGCGGCGCGCGCGGCGTGGCTGTATTACGTTGCCGGCAGGACCCAGCACGAGATCGCGGAGGCGCTGGCCGTGTCGCGCCCGGTCGTGCAGCGGCTGATCGCGCTCGCGGTGGAGAAGAACCTCGTGCGCGTGCGGGTCGAGCATCGCGTCGCCGATTGCCTGTCGCTGGCCGCGGCGCTGTCCGAGCGTTTCGGGCTGGCCCTGTGCGAGGTGGTGCCGTTCGACGACGACAGCGAAGACGATCTCAAAAAGAAACTCGCCGTGGCCTCGGCCGACATGTTCGAGCGTTTCCTGGGCAGCGAGACGCCGATCGTCGTCAGCGTCAGCAGCGGCCGGACGTTGAAATCGGCGGTCGCCGAACTCTCGCCGCTGGAGCGCGTTCAGCACCGCCTGGTGTCGATGGTCGGCACGATCGCCCAGGACGGTTCGTCGAATCCCTACGACGTCGCCACCCTCATTTCGGAAAGACTCGGCTGCAAGCGTTTCCTGATGCCCGCGCCGCTGATGGCGGACAACGAGGAGGAATCGCGACAGTGGTGCAATCACCGTCTGTACCAGGTGGTCGAGCGTCTGAGCGCGGCGGCCGACGTCTCCTTCGTCGGCATCGGCGATATCGGGCCGGACTGCCCGCAGGAAGCCGACGGCTTCATCACGCGCGCCGAAGTGCTCGACCTGATGGCGCGCGGTGCGGTGGGGGAGTTGCTGGGCCGCTCGATCGACGCAGAGGGACGGATCGTCGACGCGCCCTGCCAGCGGCGTCTCACCAGCATCACGCTGCACGTGCCGCCGCGGATGCCGACGATCGGCTTCGCGGGCGGCGCGGCGAAGCATCGCGCGGTGGCGGCGGTGCTGCGGGGCGGCTGGCTGACGGGGCTCGTGACCGACGAGCGATGCGCGCGCGCGGTGCTGGAGCAGGGAAGCGCTGCCGTGGCGTTCTGA
- the xylB gene encoding xylulokinase encodes MYLGIDLGTSEVKVLLLDGSAQVVGTASAPFDVSRPQPRYAEQNPEDWWTGTCAALDTLRAAHPDAYAGIRGLGLTGQMHGATLLDAEDRVLRPAILWNDMRSVDECALLLAREPETLAITGNLAMPGFTAPKLLWVAKHEPEIFARVRHVLLPKDYLRLRLTGEYVSDPSDAAGTLWLDVARREWSDRMLAACGMRREQMPRLVEGSAASGALLPDVAARLGLAPDVAIAGGGGDNAGSAIGIGATQPGDGFISLGTSGVLFVVNDRFRPNPASAVHAFCHALPGRWHQMSVVLSAASCLRWACKLTGVNETTLLAEVAPLGAAARRAAPIFLPYLSGERTPHNDPYAQGLLFGITHETNRAQLGYAVLEGVAFSLADGLAALRGAGTEVTALSLVGGGSRSPYWAQLIADALGLRIRLHDGAEAGAALGAATLGWLAAGGREEDVLRRPPVHAEFLPNAERGAALQSRLARFREIYRVNAPLFAAAGAEQDAL; translated from the coding sequence ATGTATCTCGGCATCGATCTCGGCACCTCCGAGGTAAAGGTTTTGCTGCTCGACGGCAGCGCTCAGGTAGTGGGCACCGCGAGCGCGCCGTTCGACGTGTCGCGGCCGCAGCCGCGCTATGCCGAGCAGAATCCGGAAGACTGGTGGACCGGAACCTGCGCGGCGCTCGACACGCTGCGCGCCGCGCATCCCGACGCGTACGCGGGCATCCGCGGCCTCGGCCTGACCGGCCAGATGCATGGCGCGACGCTGCTCGACGCCGAGGACCGGGTGCTGCGCCCGGCGATTCTGTGGAACGACATGCGCAGCGTCGACGAATGCGCGCTGCTGCTGGCGCGCGAGCCCGAGACGCTCGCCATCACCGGCAACCTGGCGATGCCCGGCTTCACCGCGCCGAAGCTGCTCTGGGTGGCGAAGCACGAGCCCGAGATCTTCGCTCGCGTGCGGCACGTGCTGCTGCCCAAGGACTATCTGCGGTTGCGGCTGACCGGCGAGTACGTGTCCGACCCGTCGGACGCGGCCGGCACGCTGTGGCTCGACGTCGCCCGGCGCGAGTGGTCGGACCGGATGCTGGCCGCATGCGGCATGCGGCGCGAGCAGATGCCCCGGCTTGTGGAGGGCAGTGCCGCGTCCGGGGCGCTGCTGCCCGACGTCGCGGCGCGCCTCGGCCTCGCGCCGGACGTGGCGATCGCCGGCGGCGGGGGCGACAACGCGGGCAGCGCGATCGGCATCGGCGCGACGCAGCCCGGCGACGGGTTCATCTCGCTCGGCACGTCGGGCGTGCTGTTCGTCGTCAACGACCGTTTCCGGCCGAATCCCGCCTCCGCGGTGCATGCGTTCTGCCACGCGCTACCGGGACGCTGGCATCAGATGAGCGTGGTGCTCTCGGCCGCCAGCTGCCTGCGCTGGGCGTGCAAGCTGACCGGCGTGAACGAAACCACGCTGCTTGCGGAAGTCGCGCCGCTGGGCGCCGCCGCGCGCCGCGCCGCGCCGATCTTCCTCCCCTACCTGTCGGGCGAACGCACGCCGCACAACGACCCGTACGCGCAGGGTTTGCTGTTCGGCATCACGCACGAGACGAATCGCGCGCAGTTGGGCTACGCGGTGCTCGAGGGCGTGGCGTTTTCGCTGGCCGACGGTCTGGCGGCTCTACGCGGCGCGGGCACCGAAGTGACGGCGTTGTCGCTGGTGGGCGGCGGTTCGCGCAGCCCCTATTGGGCGCAGTTGATCGCCGACGCGCTCGGCCTGCGCATCCGCCTGCACGACGGCGCGGAAGCGGGCGCGGCGCTTGGCGCGGCCACGCTCGGCTGGCTGGCGGCGGGCGGGCGCGAGGAGGACGTCTTGCGGCGCCCGCCGGTGCACGCCGAGTTCCTGCCGAACGCCGAACGGGGCGCGGCGCTGCAAAGCCGGCTTGCGCGGTTTCGCGAGATCTACCGCGTCAACGCGCCGCTGTTCGCCGCCGCGGGGGCGGAGCAGGACGCGCTCTGA
- the dalD gene encoding D-arabinitol 4-dehydrogenase — protein sequence MTPPVSPTPKRILHLGAGSFHRAHQAWYLHRLIEAGDTDWSLAVGNIRGDGNALLDALAAQQGVYTLETVTPRGERAYETIRSIRQVLPWEADLATLIDVGAAPETRIISFTVTEGGYYLDEHHRLDLSHADLQADIAGGRTTLYGALAAILRARVAREGGPLTLQNCDNLRSNGERFREGMLQFLELTGDPALRDWFLDNTTSPNAMVDRIVPRPGDDVRTRVAAAGFTADGVADTVPVMGESFIQWVIEDEFIAGRPAWERVGAQMVESVLPYEEAKIRILNASHSAIAWAGTLAGLQFIHEGTADATIRGMAYDYVTTDVIPCLSPSPIDLAAYRDTVLERFGNPNIRDTNQRVAADGFSKIPGFIAPTIRECLAAGKPVDATARLPALFFVFLEAWHHGRLPYAYQDGVMSPATTHALFDGPDPLAAFAADRLLWGSLAAREDLLVPLRAQVDAVRAWLAQRA from the coding sequence ATGACCCCTCCCGTCTCCCCCACGCCGAAGCGCATCCTGCACCTGGGCGCCGGCTCCTTTCACCGGGCGCATCAGGCCTGGTATCTGCACCGTCTGATCGAGGCCGGCGACACCGACTGGTCGCTTGCGGTCGGCAATATCCGCGGCGACGGCAACGCGTTGCTCGACGCGCTGGCCGCGCAGCAGGGCGTCTATACGCTGGAAACCGTCACGCCGCGCGGCGAACGCGCGTACGAAACGATCCGCTCGATCCGCCAGGTACTGCCCTGGGAAGCGGACCTCGCCACGCTGATCGACGTGGGCGCCGCGCCCGAGACGCGCATCATTTCGTTCACCGTCACCGAAGGCGGCTATTACCTCGACGAGCATCACCGGCTCGATCTCTCGCATGCGGATCTGCAGGCCGACATCGCGGGCGGACGCACGACCTTGTACGGCGCGCTCGCCGCGATCCTGCGCGCGCGCGTCGCGCGCGAGGGCGGCCCGCTGACCCTGCAGAATTGCGACAACCTGCGCAGCAACGGCGAGCGCTTTCGCGAAGGCATGTTGCAGTTTCTCGAATTGACCGGGGACCCGGCGCTGCGCGACTGGTTCCTCGACAACACCACCAGCCCGAACGCGATGGTCGACCGGATCGTGCCGCGTCCCGGCGACGACGTGCGCACGCGCGTCGCCGCGGCCGGTTTCACCGCGGATGGCGTTGCCGATACCGTGCCGGTGATGGGCGAAAGTTTCATCCAGTGGGTGATCGAGGACGAATTCATCGCCGGGCGCCCCGCGTGGGAGAGGGTCGGCGCGCAGATGGTCGAATCGGTGCTGCCCTACGAGGAAGCGAAGATCCGCATCCTGAACGCCAGTCACAGCGCGATCGCCTGGGCCGGGACGCTGGCCGGCCTGCAGTTCATCCACGAGGGCACCGCCGACGCCACGATCCGTGGGATGGCGTACGACTACGTCACCACCGACGTCATTCCCTGCCTGTCGCCGAGTCCGATCGATCTCGCCGCCTATCGCGACACCGTGCTGGAGCGCTTCGGCAATCCCAATATCCGCGACACCAACCAGCGCGTCGCCGCAGACGGCTTCTCGAAAATCCCCGGATTCATCGCACCGACGATTCGCGAATGTCTGGCTGCGGGTAAACCCGTCGATGCCACCGCACGCCTTCCGGCGCTATTCTTCGTCTTTCTCGAAGCATGGCACCACGGGCGTCTACCCTATGCCTATCAGGACGGCGTGATGTCGCCCGCGACCACGCACGCCCTGTTCGACGGTCCGGATCCGCTCGCGGCGTTTGCCGCCGACCGCCTGCTGTGGGGTTCGCTGGCCGCGCGCGAGGATCTGCTCGTGCCGCTGCGCGCGCAGGTGGACGCGGTGCGTGCGTGGCTCGCGCAGCGCGCCTGA
- a CDS encoding ABC transporter ATP-binding protein, producing the protein MAQLQIRDLRKTYGDAEVMRDINLDIADGEFTVFVGPSGCGKSTLLRMIAGLEEISEGDLFIGERRVNDLPPSKRGIAMVFQSYALYPHMNLYDNMAFGLKLAGKSKADIDQAVRDAARILHIDHLLDRKPRQLSGGQRQRVAIGRAITRRPDVFLFDEPLSNLDAELRVKMRLEFARLHDELKTTMIYVTHDQVEAMTLADKIVVLSAGRIEQVGSPAELYHAPANRFVAGFIGSPKMNFFSGEITAIDADGMLVRLASGAVQRAAVTTENARVGAPVTLGVRPEHLHLIEAGAAINPAAVIQARASVVESLGDVAYLYADADDATDGIIVRVPPLAVLPRNTTLSLSVASHHVHVFAADGRAYARLQPAHRQAA; encoded by the coding sequence ATGGCCCAACTCCAGATTCGCGACCTGCGCAAGACGTATGGCGACGCGGAAGTGATGCGCGACATCAATCTCGATATCGCCGACGGCGAATTCACGGTCTTCGTCGGTCCCAGCGGCTGCGGCAAGTCGACCCTGCTGCGCATGATCGCCGGACTCGAGGAGATCAGCGAGGGTGACCTGTTCATCGGCGAGCGGCGCGTCAACGACCTGCCGCCGTCCAAACGCGGCATCGCGATGGTGTTCCAGTCGTACGCGCTGTACCCGCACATGAACCTCTACGACAACATGGCGTTCGGCCTGAAGCTGGCCGGCAAGTCGAAGGCGGACATCGATCAGGCGGTGCGCGACGCCGCGCGCATCCTGCACATCGACCATCTGCTCGACCGCAAGCCGCGGCAGTTGTCGGGCGGCCAGCGGCAACGCGTCGCGATCGGCCGCGCCATCACGCGGCGCCCCGATGTCTTCCTGTTCGACGAGCCGCTGTCGAACCTCGACGCCGAACTGCGCGTCAAGATGCGGCTCGAATTCGCGCGTCTGCACGACGAGTTGAAGACCACGATGATCTACGTCACGCACGATCAGGTGGAGGCGATGACGCTCGCCGACAAGATCGTCGTGCTCTCCGCCGGCCGGATCGAACAGGTCGGCTCGCCGGCCGAGCTGTATCACGCGCCGGCCAACCGTTTCGTCGCCGGATTCATCGGCTCGCCGAAGATGAACTTCTTCAGCGGCGAGATCACCGCCATCGACGCCGACGGCATGCTCGTGCGCCTCGCCTCCGGCGCGGTGCAGCGCGCGGCGGTCACGACGGAGAATGCGCGCGTCGGGGCGCCGGTGACGTTGGGCGTGCGTCCCGAACACCTGCATCTGATCGAGGCCGGCGCCGCGATCAATCCGGCGGCGGTCATCCAGGCGCGCGCATCGGTCGTCGAATCGCTCGGCGACGTCGCCTATCTGTATGCCGATGCCGACGATGCGACGGACGGCATCATCGTGCGCGTGCCGCCGCTTGCCGTGCTGCCGCGCAATACAACGCTGTCGTTGAGCGTCGCGTCGCACCACGTGCATGTATTCGCCGCCGACGGCCGCGCGTACGCCAGGCTGCAGCCCGCGCACCGGCAGGCCGCCTGA
- a CDS encoding HAD family hydrolase: MMPTATATGPGPITHVVCDCDGVLVDSEAVAYAALVDALRARLHHPALAEAVQDRLGLTIETLIAEVAAETGDTLSAVDIATLRESVEDAVRHHQTAVPGIAAALGALTQPVAVASNSSLPRVREAVARCGIGQLVGERIYTADVVGAAKPAPGVYLAACAGFGAPPGACLAVEDSVAGVTAAARAGLRVLGFAGGTHITAGPAGAARLAGHIARLRQAGAQQVFDDMRALPAIVRALSRGEMPGDANGWIRLSDVDAALSPDHSAP, from the coding sequence ATGATGCCGACCGCCACGGCCACCGGCCCCGGGCCGATCACGCATGTGGTGTGCGACTGCGACGGTGTGCTGGTCGATAGCGAAGCGGTCGCCTATGCGGCCCTGGTCGATGCGCTGCGCGCCCGGCTGCATCACCCCGCACTCGCCGAGGCCGTGCAGGACCGGCTCGGCCTGACCATCGAAACCCTGATCGCGGAGGTGGCGGCGGAGACCGGCGACACGCTTTCGGCGGTGGACATCGCGACACTGCGCGAGAGCGTCGAAGACGCGGTGCGGCATCATCAGACCGCGGTGCCGGGCATCGCGGCAGCGCTCGGCGCCCTCACGCAGCCGGTGGCGGTCGCCAGCAACAGCAGCCTGCCGCGCGTACGCGAAGCGGTGGCGCGCTGCGGCATCGGCCAGCTGGTGGGCGAGCGGATCTACACCGCCGACGTCGTGGGCGCGGCGAAACCGGCCCCCGGCGTCTACCTGGCGGCGTGCGCGGGCTTCGGCGCGCCGCCCGGCGCCTGCCTGGCGGTGGAGGACAGCGTCGCCGGTGTCACCGCCGCCGCGCGCGCGGGGTTGCGGGTGCTGGGTTTCGCCGGCGGCACGCATATCACCGCCGGCCCCGCGGGCGCGGCGCGCCTCGCCGGGCATATCGCCCGGCTGCGGCAGGCCGGCGCCCAGCAAGTCTTCGACGACATGCGCGCCCTGCCGGCGATCGTTCGCGCGCTGTCGCGCGGCGAGATGCCGGGCGATGCCAACGGCTGGATCCGGCTTTCGGATGTGGACGCCGCCCTCTCTCCCGATCATTCCGCGCCCTGA
- a CDS encoding carbohydrate ABC transporter permease, protein MTTPNPLSAAPHAAVAPIAPAARPDSAGDGTRATPRPAVRKGWRRGWPLRALAGVVAWLIALGLFFPIFWMALTSIKSEQQAYSTAFVFTPTLQSFRDVLLGSNYFGFAWNSVAIALGSTVLSLLIAVPAAYAMAFFPTKRTQSTLLWMLSTKMMPSVGVLVPIYLLWKSSGLLDTVTGLVIIYTLINLPIAVWMAYTYFCEIPREILEAARVDGATVWTEIVYLVLPMALPGIASTALLLVILSWNEAFWSINLSSSHAAPLTVFIASFSSPEGLFWAKLSAASVLAVAPVLILGWVSQKQLVRGLTFGAVK, encoded by the coding sequence ATGACCACGCCGAATCCTCTTTCCGCGGCGCCGCACGCGGCAGTGGCGCCCATCGCGCCGGCTGCGCGCCCCGACAGCGCCGGCGACGGCACGCGCGCCACGCCCCGCCCCGCCGTGCGCAAGGGCTGGCGGCGCGGCTGGCCGCTGCGCGCGCTGGCCGGCGTGGTCGCCTGGCTGATCGCGCTGGGGCTGTTCTTTCCGATCTTCTGGATGGCGCTGACCTCGATCAAGTCCGAGCAGCAGGCGTACTCGACCGCCTTCGTTTTCACGCCCACGCTGCAAAGCTTTCGCGATGTGCTGCTGGGCAGCAACTATTTCGGCTTTGCGTGGAATTCGGTGGCGATCGCGCTGGGCTCGACGGTGCTGTCCCTGCTGATCGCCGTGCCGGCCGCCTACGCGATGGCCTTCTTCCCGACGAAACGCACGCAGTCCACGCTGCTGTGGATGCTGTCGACGAAGATGATGCCGTCGGTGGGCGTGCTGGTGCCCATCTATCTCTTGTGGAAGTCTTCCGGCCTGCTCGATACCGTGACCGGCCTGGTGATCATCTACACGCTGATCAACCTGCCGATCGCCGTGTGGATGGCCTACACGTATTTCTGCGAAATTCCGCGCGAGATCCTCGAGGCGGCGCGCGTCGACGGCGCGACGGTCTGGACCGAGATCGTCTATCTGGTGCTGCCGATGGCGCTGCCCGGCATCGCGTCGACCGCCTTGCTGCTGGTGATCCTGTCGTGGAACGAGGCGTTCTGGAGCATCAATCTGTCGAGTTCGCACGCAGCCCCGCTGACGGTGTTCATCGCTTCGTTCTCGAGCCCCGAGGGCCTGTTCTGGGCGAAGCTGTCGGCGGCGTCGGTGCTCGCGGTCGCGCCGGTGCTGATCCTCGGCTGGGTATCGCAGAAACAGCTGGTGCGCGGCCTCACGTTCGGAGCGGTCAAATGA
- a CDS encoding carbohydrate ABC transporter permease has product MAHSPSAIPSPAAPPPTPLRTPAPGGGRRAGHPARWLAQPSILLLLVWMAVPLAMTIWFSLIHYNLLNPDTKGFAGISNYTFLATDPAFLPSIINTLVLIGSVLAITVVGGILLAVLFDREFLGQGIARLLVISPFFVMPTVAALIWKNMILHPVYGVLAKVFLWLGLQPIDWFATAPMAGVIMIVAWQWLPFAFLILFTAIQSLDQEQKEAAHLDGVGPFAMFFHITLPHLRRAIAVVVMIETIFLLSIFAEIYTTTSGGPGTATTNLSYLIFSLGLQQFDVGLASAGGILAVVLANVVSFFLVRMLAKNLKGDHAS; this is encoded by the coding sequence ATGGCCCACTCCCCGAGCGCAATTCCGTCCCCAGCGGCGCCCCCACCGACGCCCCTGCGTACGCCTGCGCCGGGGGGCGGGCGACGCGCCGGCCATCCGGCGCGCTGGTTGGCGCAACCTTCCATCCTCCTCCTGCTGGTATGGATGGCGGTGCCGCTGGCGATGACCATCTGGTTCTCGCTGATCCACTACAACCTGTTGAACCCGGATACCAAGGGTTTCGCGGGCATCTCGAACTACACTTTCCTGGCGACCGATCCCGCCTTCCTGCCGTCGATCATCAATACGCTGGTGTTGATCGGTTCGGTGCTGGCGATCACCGTCGTTGGCGGCATTCTTCTCGCGGTCCTGTTCGATCGGGAGTTCCTGGGTCAGGGCATCGCGCGGCTGCTGGTGATCTCGCCGTTTTTCGTGATGCCGACCGTGGCCGCGCTGATCTGGAAGAACATGATCCTGCATCCCGTCTACGGCGTGCTGGCGAAGGTCTTCCTCTGGCTGGGTCTGCAGCCCATCGACTGGTTCGCGACCGCGCCGATGGCCGGGGTGATCATGATCGTTGCCTGGCAATGGCTGCCGTTCGCCTTTCTGATCCTGTTCACCGCGATCCAGTCGCTGGACCAGGAACAAAAGGAAGCGGCACATCTGGACGGCGTGGGCCCGTTCGCCATGTTCTTTCACATCACGCTGCCGCACCTGCGGCGCGCGATCGCGGTGGTGGTGATGATCGAGACCATCTTCCTGCTGTCGATCTTCGCCGAGATCTATACGACCACGAGCGGCGGCCCCGGCACCGCGACCACCAACCTGTCCTATCTCATCTTCTCGCTCGGCCTGCAGCAGTTCGACGTCGGCCTCGCGTCGGCGGGCGGCATTCTCGCGGTGGTGCTGGCGAACGTCGTCTCGTTCTTCCTGGTGCGCATGCTGGCGAAGAACCTGAAGGGAGACCACGCCTCATGA